taccgACGAGGGTATACGAGAGAACAACTTGTATCCGAGTCAATCCACCGTGTATAGTATTGTGAGATGTCCGAACAATAATCCGAATCACGACTTGCTCTAACAATTCCCCTTTTTGGGTTTCCgtttatcattttaaaagaCAAACTGACAAATAATACCCATactctatgttacattattgtTCCAACTAACCAAATACATATGTTATGTCGATGACGTCATTTCTGATCCGAAGACTTGTGCaataaattattacaaaataatgatttcgTACGTCACTGATCCACTAGAGTAACTTTAAAAGTACATTTTAATCAACATAGTTGAGTTATTATGATACTGTAATTAAAAGTAACAACAAATTGGAGAGTTTTTCCCCTAAAAGAAAGATTCGGATCATGGTTCTGTTGTTCACCAGTATTTCTTATCCCcatgaaatatatcaaaacGGTGTCGATCCAAGTACACTGTCCCTCTGTCACGGTGAGTGACGTCATAGAAATAGCATAAATCGACCTTTTCCTAGATCATACGCATACACAATATAAACCATTCTTGCCAACCAGTATATTTCAGTGCTACTTTATAGTTTGGCAGTAAAAGGGCGAACGTGTAAAAGATACCAGTTGCCGTAAAAAGCTCCACAGCAGTACATTGATGCTGTAAACTGTGGTCTGAGTGTAAACTAGATGaatacaaattgtttacaaacaCCATCCAGAGTACATATTTCTGCTTAAGGAGGTACGGTGTCGTATAAAGAGACatgtggtttacgatgatgatAAACAGGCACTAGTAATGTTGTTTTTTAAGTTAACAGTTCTTTAAGTTAAATATATTTGACGAGAAGCTTTATGTTCTTTTGGAATTGAGTGTAGTTCAGGGAGGAAAAGCCGACTGTGGAGCTCGTGACATTAGTTGAAGGCTAGGAATGAAAGGAAACATCATATTTATGTCTTAGAGGGCAGATGTTTCTTATCTTCATGCTTGTATACATGATGTCGAGTACTAGTACTGTCTACTTATAACAGAATGGCTTCACCTGCCATGCCATATTTTAGCGCGTCTACTCATCCCTCTTTCGATTTTCGTCATAAGCGGATCACTTGTTAAAATCCCTTTTGTTTAGTGTCTGTGCACGTATTGGTTTCAATGGTCACCAGGTCCCTAGATTCATCACAGACAAAGCACGTCACGTGACAATAAAGCTTAAAACAAGTatctgaacaacaacaacaacaacaacaacaacaacaacaataacaacaacaacaacaacaacaacatcaacaaccaCTCTCTTGTTTACACGTTCACATAAAATGTACActctttacattgtaaaattcGAGAACCTGATTATAACCTTACAACATGATTGGTACTAGCTTTTGAACCATTTCATACAACTATAAAATCAGCTAAAATAAGCGGGGGTTGTGGTTTTTATTAAgaggaaaataaatgaaaacagatTTGCAATTGGTACtaattgtttttcatatttctcCCGACAaaagtttttttgtaaaagtttACTGTGACATCGAATTCGATTGGTCATCTAATCATTAGTGCGCCCTCTCTTGTGAGCTATTTGATAACAATTCTGAGCAGAACTGTATCTGTAATGACCCTCGCCTCGCACAATGATTCGGAAGTGAGTCAAAAAAACTTGAATACTCGTCAGTATATTGAACACCTACGTGATCATGTTGTATCGTTGATGTTACAAATCAACAACTATGGATATATACGAGGAATCGTCGCACGATCAGTGCCGAAACGAGGTATGTAGATAAGACCCCATTCTGAGAATATTAGATTCGAAACTGAACATAGAGTCCCGCAAAGAGTCCACTGGCAATGATCGTGATTTCCCCTATTTATTATTGAATATTGCCTATGTATTTATAATGAGTCCACAGGACTCGATATTTCTGAGTTCGTTGTCAAGTTGAAGGCGTTAGGACAACGAATTTATGTCGTTTTTCGGTATGATCGCGGTCGACAACAATTAATCAGCAAGCAGACGACACCCTGAACGTACGCCCAGCGGTGTGGATACTGTATGTAAAGTGAAAGCCGATTATTTTCAAAAGAACATCGAGGCGAGCGCTATGTTCGTGAATTCTTTAGGGATATACCCTATTTTACTGTGTAGTTTAATAGCTGTAAAATAAATAGGGACAAATTTCGAGGGAaacaatgtattattattactgtCTACCTAGCTGTTGCGGGAGGAATGATATTTGAAAAATCTTCATATCAATACATATGCAATACGTTGCTTGGGAGTCTTTGCATTGCTTTGAGTACGTACCTATATATTACGTAATTACGGCTATTTGCTATTGCTTCTTTCAAAGTGTACTTCAGGGTCccattcaatgacttgtttacacCCATGTTTTACTCCTAGGCATGCAACAAATTCACACTCTTAGTTTACAGCATTCCTGTATAAATTCGCATAGTTTTCCACTTTTAGcacactgtactgtatgtaGCCATTATCATACAGGTATCTGGCTACATTGTGTAAGATCACACAACTGTTTTCAAACATGTTAGGCCAACACATACGTCTTTTGTTGTAAACTCTATGAAGGCCAAACTCATATGGTTTTTATTACTGAAATATAGATAACACTAGgaattattttacaacttgttttgtcatttttacaaCAATAAGGTGTTAGTCATCTGATGTTATGGAATATCAGATCAAATATAAACCAAATAACTACCGCGATAAAGGTATGCTTGGACTTGTAAGAAAATTGCTGTTATTAATAGCTTTTGATTTTTAAGACAAAAAAGGAATTACAAATgaagaaattaaaatttaagaaaatgaggataaaaagaaaagaaccaCAGTGGAAGTATGTGATTACACTTTGTTATCATTCCTGTTTTTTTATACTTATGTAACAAGTTcactctggatgtatatgctgcAGGGTTATGTCACATCTTCTCATCTCCCCTTTGCTATGGGTCTTCTCTATCTCAAACAGCGAGACTGCGAACAGATTTCATTCGCATGGATTTTCGGTATAGAAAACTACCTATATACACTTGCTAATGACTGTACAAGTTCAGAAAGCAACTTTGGATCTTTAATTTCAACCTATGTCGAGTGTCTTGTCTATTTCTGTCAATTTTTGTTATGTTCGCTTGAGCTGCAAAACATACGAAATGTATGATGTGTACAAGGCTGTATGCATGTGCAATATTGAGCTAAATCTGTTTGCATGACTTACAGTTGTCCGTTTTGTGGCGTGAGCGAATGTAAGACAAGAATTGACAGAATAGACAAGACATAGGTTGAATTTAGTAATTTAaagttcatatttgtattttatatagtCAGTAGCAAGGGTATGGGTGGTCTTTATTCCCCAAATCCTTGTGAAGTCTCGCTGTTTCAGATAGGGAAGAACCATAGCGGAGgggagaagacgtgtcgaaagcccccagcatatacatccagagctagtaACAAGTGtactaaacaaaacaaaaaagttgGAATTTTCTCGGCCAATCCAACATAACGTCAACAAGAACAAAATGAACCAAAACATTATTTGGAGATAACTATATTTTCTAGCCTTGTTCCATTCCATTGCCTTTAGATGATAATTCTAGTAAATATGACcaaaataaagcaaaaataAATTCTAGAAAAAGTCATAAAGTCTTTAGCTAGGTCTCTTGTAATGGATTTTAGATGGTTAATtctggaatatttttttcaaattaaaagttgacagaaagaaaataaattgcTAGAATACATAGCAGCCATACCATGTGTTGtgtatttaaaaatcaataaagTACATATTATAGTTGCCCTGTAAATTTTATTGAAGCTCAGATGAATTATTGACCATGATGTCAACATGGTGGCTGTCTAGAataatttatttagtttttgatAAGTGTACCATGGGAACTCATATCAAGTCAATCTATTCTTTTAATAATGTCACTGACTATTTCTTTCTCAAAAACAAACGATTGTTAGGCGTATAATTGATGAGTATGTACATCCTGATGGTGTATTGACAGTGTCAAGGAAATCACTACTTTGTTTAACATGTGCTACTTTGTTGAATACTTAGAATGTTATAATGAGTGTGATTTATACTGAATGACTCATGCATGTGCGTAGTGCTTTAAATGCTgtagttgtcatagcaacaggTGGTTGGTACTTGTTAGCTGTTACTATGTTCTGTGACATAGccatatatttttaaaaaaaaaagattattatGGGACGAGTACGTTTTGACAGAATGAATTGAGAAAAGGTTGATTTTTTTCGACTTGTTTTGTAATATAGGCAATAATTCATGTAACCATACAAGTGTAAATCCCCGGTAACTAATTTCTCtgttttgttaattttatttaatttttttagcCAGTTTAAAAATATGCCAAACCTTTAAAAGAAACAATTTATTCCTTTTGATAAACTGAATTGCCTTGTTACTAATTAATGATGATAAATTGATACAGTGTACTCTAGCTTCATGTTCATATGTAAACATTTGGTGAATTAGATATGAATACCCATTGTCTAGGTTATATTATTTACTTTGACTGGAAAGTTTTGATTAGCTAATAATCTCTTTATTTATCTTGATCactgatacaatgtacataagaGTGTTGTCCATACATGAACACTATGGTATGAATCCCTCTCCTCTTCATTTTGTTACTTTCCTTGATTAGAAAGTTTTGATTACCTAACAATCTCTCTACTTATCAAGATTATTCTACACTAGCTTGATGCCcatgtaatgatgtaaacagttgTATTTGGTATAAAACTCTCCCTTCTTTCTCAttacttgtttgtcaacaaattataaCTTTATAGAATATTGATTGTCACAGTTGCCCATAAGACAATTAAcatgtggtctctaactaaagtggaggtgtaaatggtaataatactgtataggaactagactaatacaTGCCACGATCAGTtccaccatataaattgtctacatcatagtacatgtataataactaGATGAGCTACTTATTGGCAAACCTCAAACCAGATATTTGGGTACTGATGATACAACGTGAATAATTTGATAGCATAACTGCTATCTATATACTAAAGTGTTGAGGATCCAAAATCCCTGGTAGATGGTATTATAGATGTATTATTACAGTGGATTGGCAATCAAAGTTACGGTTAATACTAAGATAAACagaaactgaaaaaaatgattgtttttgGATGTGCTAGATTATACAAGTGAGTGATAGCAGTACCTCCAAGTCTGTTGTAGAGATAAACTGTCATTATTTAACATTGTACTAAAAGTTTAATCAAGTTTCTATGTTAGGAAAGTGTTTTCATacaaggcctaataaaaaaaattgtatggttctgattatgttcaattttagaatacgtggggtaggtagatttttttttgcgcaagtgtctagttcagtttttctattgttttcaaaatggtctctgtgttgtttatttcttcctatcagatgtacagccattacagagtggaagaacagttttttttaaagttgatgtcagtttccgcatccactatttctcgtaaGACTTCACAGCTTTTGggattgtattatttttttctcaaatatgtaaaaaaaagtttagggtcggcagtgaaagtctaggtggggtcaggtaaccggaaccaaacaattatttttaggcctaataaaaaagtgTGTGAACTCAGTTTGTGCCTTGGTATAGAAAAAGTGAAATAGATATGGTGAAAAAGTTATAGTCACAGTGGGCGACTTTACATAActtgacatttatttatttggtgaCCTTTGTCAGGTTGGGTTTGCATATCAAGATAATTATCATGACCAACATTTATCACACTGACCTTTATAGCATGACAGATTGAGGTttgtattgataatgtacctacAATATCCACATCACCAAGGTTAGATATTTTGACCTACTTTTAAGACCACTTGTTAAGTTCCTacattttattgctgataaaaaataaatatctctGTGGGCGACTACTGAATACATTCCTTTGGACATAGTATTGATTGCATGGTATACATATACCCAGTGTGTTTCCAGGTATGTCAATGGTTTTCTATATAGTTGGTCATGTATTTGATTTCACTGCAGTTGATAGAAATTGTCCTTCCCAGTGTTCTTCCTTAGCTGTATAGTTTctattgtatgctccccagggagttgaggaaataaagggctgttgtgtcgctatagatctgtgccaggggtaataattgtaaagcgctttgagcacagagtgggaaagtacTATATAAAAACgaacattattgttattattatcagGTGTGTTAGCTGTGTTCAATTTGTCACTGTGCTAGTGCCAATGTGATTTCTTGATCAATGGTTGATACTTTGGTCTACCTAGTATATGCATTCTACTTCAGATGTGTTGTTTTCAGTGTACTAGCCCTATAGCGCCTCACAATTTGTCACTGTAGTTTCTTGCTCCATAGTGAAGACATTGGTCCACAAGGCATTGTACCCGAGCTGTGTTGttttctatgtacatgtatttgcccTACCTATAATAATTACCACATATGGTGTTACCTACTGTGTTATCTCAGGTgtgtgctacatgtacatttgaatatATACCGTGCCTGTGTGTTCTCAAGTATGACTTAAATTGTAattaatgtatacattttctaGTATGTAATTTCTGTCATACAAATTGTGCTGTATACAAAGCCAATTCTAGCTTAGTTATGTTATATTTATCAACCTATATCGATATCACTAAGTCACTATATGTCAGATCATTTTACTAAGCAACATACGTTTCAAGTAAAGAATGTGTTGTGACAGTTGGCTTTTGTCCCATTTTGAGTGTCTTGTTGAGATTCCAACATGACATGTCTACAAAAAGAGAGAAGAATACATACACTAAAGTAACAGGTATTGTAACTGGTGGTGTTTAGAAGTCATTTATTTAGTTTGGACAATACAGTGACTACCTGTGTGTGTAATAGGTTAGACAGGCTGAGTGGTTGTTATTTAGTCTCAATGCGTGGTGTGTATACAGTACTTAGTATACAAAGACATGACGGTACACAaatgtacagtataatattatgtatattcATCATGGAAGCAATCAGATTCATatacaagttctcttcttccacttttgattgagaaacagacatatttcaaacaaatcacatgtctttcttcagtgtctaactggatctgacagaattaTTCAAAATTGCTAGAGGTGttgaatacagtactgtaacagtgtatgtatgatatctacaaaatatactgatgtacacaatgtagccTGAAAGctgttagtctagttcctatacctgtcaACACTCTCTAGATCTCTATCCTTATCCATGTAGAAAGCTGTAGACCTGTATACATGTCatgaaggactaatgctactatgctatttcagctatcctacctgcagtctacctgtagacatgaaggactaatactactacactatttcagctatcctaactgccattttgatttttttacattttcactCATACTAAAATGTAGGGAAGGATGAGTGAaatatcaaaaatcaaaatggccaTTAGGATATCTGAAACAGTGTAATAACATTAGTGCTAGGCTAGAAGTCAGATCTGGTTGTCCagattttttttgaaatggCAATTCAATTGGTTTCCCCTGGTACCTTTTAATTTTTAGTGGTCAGATGGACTGATTAGTAGAGAAAATTAGCTCTCTAGGAAAAAACTCACAGGTTGGATTTGCCCACACCACATCATGATATATAtgaatagtaataataataacaataactttattaccaaattaaaaagtttacaatgaaaattaaattgttGTGGTCCACagataaaagaaaaatacatatagtgggggtggggtggaggtgCAGAATGAGGAGGAGGTGCGGTCACCTCAAGTACAGCCTGAAAGCCTTTGTAtatgtactactagtactactacatgtacatgtaccttcatTGTGTGTATCTCTTTCCAAATCAGCTGTAGACAAGTAAACAGAATAATTTATTGAAGAAGGCCATGCAATGTGTGTTACCAACACGTCTGAGTAATCAGTTTTATCTGTGTACTGCTACTAGTACGTATAcctttgtgtctgtgttagctaAAGTGTAAGGCCATTGAGTTTATGGTTCCATTGTTACAAAGTCAATCAAGTGTTCAAGTTagtttgttacattgtaataaagtacatacattgtaacaaacaCATACTAAATGTTCTCCCCTTGTCTAGTATAAGTATGTATGGAATGCAAAGTGAAGTGTAACAAATTCTTTAGTTTATTGTACAAGTTAATGTAGTGTGACTTTGTAATGGCCCTGTAATACACCCTGTATTATGCTCTGACAATCATGATATTGTTACAATGTTGgtgtattatttgtaattgcCTTTTCATTTGTGAATATTAAAACGCATAACTTGTACTAAAAATGTATATCgaaaaacctttcaaaatgtacaactTGTAATAAAAGGTACTTATTGAAAAACCTTCaaaatacacatattaaaaataccatAGACGGTGGAGAGAGAAAATAGTTataaaaaaacttcaaaatgtgcaatttgtatttaaaaatacCTATCAAAAAACatccaaaatacaaaattagtATTAAAAATACCTATCACCTTCAAAATATACAGCTTTTGTGTGAAGAGTACCTACAAAAAACCTTCAGGGGAGAGATCCTGACTAAGTGCATCAAAGCACAGGTGTTCTTTGTTAACACCTCACTATTTGATATGAAAGAAACATTTCATGATCACTACTACTACACTGTAGTGGATCACTTTGAATGCTAGTGACCCACATCTACTTACTATTCTACACTTGTTGCCCTGACTGTAAGGGACACCAGTAGATGCCTATTACCCCGAGGGCTGTTATACATCAACGATTCAATCCCAAGGCTGAAAGCCGAGGGAATAATGCTATACAACAGCATGAGGGGTAATAAACCCTACATgaactagtgcccgaataaggcaaggcaataagtgttttataacacatcacattctcaggcacatattctttccatagtcaaaaCTCAAAGCCAAATCACCAGTAGGATTCCTATGCAActgtaatagtgccctagggaaaatagaaaatgaatattgttctctgtatgcaaattgaggtcactatgggtcactgATCCGATTATGTGACAAAGTCAAAGCCTATCACTGAAGCCTGTATAAAAACAATGTGTTATAAtgttagatattatttcccaaaattttctttcattccacttaggaaaatacaagtgacataaggggctTTGTGTAGTGACAGAACACATGTCTGAAGTATTTTACAGTTGAAAAAGAGAATATTTAGGATAATATACTTATAGTATGCAAGCACAATCTAAAAAAGTAGGGAAATACTGCCAATTgttaacattttgactcatattgtGAACATCACAGAACTAATGATGTAGATGCATGTTGTGATGTAAAAGTACAGTaaataaatcctgtattttctgttcaaacatacAACTTGATTTGCATGTGGTTTCAAGGACGATATGAGTACACCTATATTTGACATTAAATGTTTGTGGTTTCTGTTTTGTTGTAGGTGTTCTGTGGGCTCCCAAGGAGTATAAACATTGTAAAGTATGGATTTACACTCAACAGACGTACACACCTTggatttcaaaacatttattgATTATGATgaactaagtacatgtacagccgAGTCAGACTTAAACGAAGAATTTACAGATTTAGAAAATTGGAGTGGAAAATGTAAACGATCAGACAGTCTGGAATTTCATTTTGACGAGGATGATTTCTTAGATACATCGAAAAAAGAAACGCCGACTGCCACGTATTTAGGTTTAGAAGCTGAATCTGGCACCCAGAGTCAGAGAGTACAAACTCCGTACAGGTTGGATTTGAAGCCAGTCAAAGTACAAAGTAACAGAACTATAAGTGACTGGTTGGAAAATATTGATAACCATTGGAATGTAGGTAAAGAAGAGGATATACCAAATAATAATACTAAAACAATGAATCGAAGGAATTCTGTTGAGACTGTGTATTCACAGATAGGACCAAGAAAATGGAAAGGTGCAGTGTACAGTAATAACAATAAACCCGCTGAAACGGGTAGACAACGATATGAACGAATTAGCAGAGCCAGGGCCACACCACATGCTCAGACCTCTGCAAGTACTACCCATACTGCCCATGATTCCAGCAGGGGTTCACCACGTTCACAGATCTCCACAAGTACTACCCATACTGCCAAGCATGAAAACGATTCCAGAAGACAGGATGATAGAACAACCACTGACGACTTCTCTCATTTGCTGGATACAACTAGACGAAGTCTGGATAATGCAAGCAGTGATGGAACACAGGAAAATAATGACACATCCTCAACTGATACCACACACAATCGTACTTATATTGGTACTAAAGATAaacatcccaccgctgccaccactgTTTCAGAAAAGGGCACAGCTATTAACTCATCAGATGTCTGCACAAATACTCCAAAGGCTAACAAGCCTGTTACAAGAGAAACCACTAACTCATGTAAAGGTGATGAATTTAATAATATTGACAGTCTGTCTACTAGAAGAGATAGGAAACAAAATGATGAAAGAACTTTAAGTTGTCACCATGGCAATAAAATGCTTGTTGATGATGTTGATTCCACTAGTTACCATGGAGAAGGGAAACAAGGAAGTAGAGCCTATTCTGCAGGTTACCATGGAGAGGTGAGACATGCTGGTTCAGGTAAGTCTGATCATCATTTATGGAAACAACCTGATGGTGCTAATTCAGCGGCTTTCCATGAAACAAACCATTGGAAAACAAGTCGACCAAAATCAGCGAATTCAAGCTTGTCTGAAAGACATAATAGAACATTTCCTCCAGCACTGAAACTAGCATTGGAATCATATAGAGAGAAAAGAGGGCGATCCAAAGACAAAGACATTGAGATGGATTTCCCAAGACTGCAGCGGTGTACTAGTCCAAGTCTTGCCAGGGGTCGAAGGTCACCAGTTGTTGAAGTCATTAGGCATTCATTAGCAACAGTCCAATCTCAGGATTTGACGACAACAACAGATTTACATTACAAGAGAGATAGATTTTATATTCCGACATTTGGTGAGTTTAAAAAGATGCGAATGTCAGGACAGCTTCCTCAGTATGATCGAGATGATCCGTTCAACAGACAAAGGAGCAGCTCTTTGAGAATTTTCAGACATTGTGATAGACCAGCTTTTGATAGCTATCAAACGTGGCCGGCGGAGATCAACTCAGAAAGTGTACATGGTTGTAAACCTGAAGAACCAACAAGTAGTAATAATTCTCCTGTACATACACCAAGGATTGGTACAGGTAAATCAGATGACAAACAGAAAGAGAAGGACATAAAACGAACACAGGTattgaaacagaaaatacaacAGAATGAACAGATAAACAGAACTGAAGTACCGAGTGTGAATGCGGAAATCAGAATTGAAAGAATGTCAGGTACTGAAAGCAATGATAGTGTGCAATTGACAAGACACGGTGATGAGATAGTTGGACAGAACACTGATACATCGACCAATGATACACCACTGGATGGTAGTACGATTGGTTCAATAACAGCAGGTATAAAATCTGATGCAGTGACTGCCGGTGATAACACAGGGACTCATAGAACACCACAGGGGAATACTGATAGCAGTGTCACTCATCTACCAAAGGATAAAAATGATGTAAGGGCCACTAATGTAACACATGGGAACATTGATATAATGTCCACAGGTGTTCCTCAGGGGAACAGCGATGTAGCGACCCCTGGTGTCTCACAGGGGCGTGATAATGTACCAAGTGTAGGTACCATTGGTGTTTCACAGGGGGATGATGATTTAGAGACAACAGATATAGGATCCAGTGACAGGTCAAACACTGACAACAAACAGGCCAGAGACAATTCATCTATTGACCAAGACATTTCACAAAATCAAGATAAACTTaaacaaatgaaagaaaatattttaggATCACATGCAAAACTACTGGAAAATGAAAAGGATAAGGAAAATCTTGTGGATCAAAGTGATATTACAAATAGGGATTATCATGAAAATGATGATCTTGATCTTGACAAAGATGAAGCCTTTGACCTTGACACTGAGATGACTAACAGAAGAGATACAAAGGATGACTTTGATTGGTCAGATGATGATGACCTACTGGTAGTCCAACCAATCAGAAGAAGGCTTGCTGTCAGACAGAAGAACACCATTGATGATTCAaaaggtaatttgcatattgtaaacaaaattgACTCATGTGTAGGTTCCTTTGAATTTTATCTAAGGTAATGATCATCAGAAAATAGGAAAATAATTACAAACGATTAATAATTACAATATGTTAATgtatattaatgatatttgatattattgtaTGATTAGCAATATATTTGGTTAATAATATTTTCTTATTCAAGGTGACTCACTTTTTAATAGATGGTTAATCTGTGACTACGTTTTggttttttatatttttcggtTTTAAATATTGTTACGGTTTGCTTTGCTATGTTTGATTATATTGTCTCATGTATTAGATATATGCTGGTCACACAGCTGTGATTAGAtcaacagaaccagtgatgtagactaatgttgttgtgacattcatgtgtgttgtcatgacaatacacgtagaataaccagggtataaattccatatttatggtgtgtgcatggtataatgtatttcATGATCTGAATGTT
Above is a genomic segment from Glandiceps talaboti chromosome 20, keGlaTala1.1, whole genome shotgun sequence containing:
- the LOC144451041 gene encoding uncharacterized protein LOC144451041, with translation MDLHSTDVHTLDFKTFIDYDELSTCTAESDLNEEFTDLENWSGKCKRSDSLEFHFDEDDFLDTSKKETPTATYLGLEAESGTQSQRVQTPYRLDLKPVKVQSNRTISDWLENIDNHWNVGKEEDIPNNNTKTMNRRNSVETVYSQIGPRKWKGAVYSNNNKPAETGRQRYERISRARATPHAQTSASTTHTAHDSSRGSPRSQISTSTTHTAKHENDSRRQDDRTTTDDFSHLLDTTRRSLDNASSDGTQENNDTSSTDTTHNRTYIGTKDKHPTAATTVSEKGTAINSSDVCTNTPKANKPVTRETTNSCKGDEFNNIDSLSTRRDRKQNDERTLSCHHGNKMLVDDVDSTSYHGEGKQGSRAYSAGYHGEVRHAGSGKSDHHLWKQPDGANSAAFHETNHWKTSRPKSANSSLSERHNRTFPPALKLALESYREKRGRSKDKDIEMDFPRLQRCTSPSLARGRRSPVVEVIRHSLATVQSQDLTTTTDLHYKRDRFYIPTFGEFKKMRMSGQLPQYDRDDPFNRQRSSSLRIFRHCDRPAFDSYQTWPAEINSESVHGCKPEEPTSSNNSPVHTPRIGTGKSDDKQKEKDIKRTQVLKQKIQQNEQINRTEVPSVNAEIRIERMSGTESNDSVQLTRHGDEIVGQNTDTSTNDTPLDGSTIGSITAGIKSDAVTAGDNTGTHRTPQGNTDSSVTHLPKDKNDVRATNVTHGNIDIMSTGVPQGNSDVATPGVSQGRDNVPSVGTIGVSQGDDDLETTDIGSSDRSNTDNKQARDNSSIDQDISQNQDKLKQMKENILGSHAKLLENEKDKENLVDQSDITNRDYHENDDLDLDKDEAFDLDTEMTNRRDTKDDFDWSDDDDLLVVQPIRRRLAVRQKNTIDDSKGEDTDWKTELDNMKQKNFSSSSDSEPENLDINDEVETPTTRRKNVGHVMAEWSRSKEKKLTKFEKEKMKQDIETVIQEKVKSTSSSKHKDRGHIPSTVSVSSVDSGIVTITPPDTMKENKKDIERTDSGVGSETGDNLYKKTDRDQRDNTVQCEDCSLAMDMDGKQSMAGFTVCRKCEKRRIERKETIMEIVQTEISYGDDLRLISQEFYKPIKTAALLSDEQLDYVFLNLEELIRSNDKLADVLQDALDEAAEDGDEDYVTVNFGSILLDNIELFLPFEEYCINQAAASVLLSNLESEKELLRVFLQVSQKDNVQLRKLHLKSFLMTPVQRITKYPLLLSRLHKTTPEHNEDVEAAKKAQRKVEEILEHINAKSQGVVTSSGKSKGMKRTPSTLSLNFNTSSAELKKLSLDTLGWNKEHVRFVKIARLQCAQPTEQAWQRVKKSDLQFKAVHVILALHGQNVRDYKLPDEDEDDNKLMFPRDTLIKQAALVIFRDRTNEKFTLHKDPVMLERCVVSSEIGSHEMFEIIDMSTNEVLVFKTDNIKECQKWIRNIRCQTTNLGSWRRRRNALANIMITSMSRV